CTTTGGGCGTTGCGCTTGGCCGGGTTTGTCAGCGTCACCGTGGCGATCGCGTCGTCGACGGTGAGCCGCACGCCGTCCTTGTCGAGTACTGGAACTTCGGGTACTGGTGCTTCGGGAACAACGTCCTGGTCGGGCGAAGCCATGGGGCGCCTCCGATGAGTGCGGTCAACAGAGCGATGCTAAGTGACTGCACAGTAACCACCCGGTCGATCAGCCGACCGACCGGGTGGCCACCATCGAAGCCGATGAGCCGCCCGGGTTCAGGACGATGCGGCCTTCTTGCCCCGCGTCGCCCCGCCACGCCCACGAAGCGTGACGCCCGATTCGCTGAGCATCCGGTGTACGAAGCCATACGAGCGGCCGGTTTCCTCGGCCAGCGCCCGAATGCTCGCACCGGAGTCGTACTTCTTCTTCAGGTCTGCCGCGAGCTTGTCGCGCGCGGCGCCGGTTACCCGGCTGCCCTTCTTCAGAGTCTCGGCCACCCGTGCCTCCTCATGGGAAGTGCGCTCTGGTCTCCTCATGATCACCCCTCCGGGCCTTCATGGCCACCCATTCGG
The nucleotide sequence above comes from Streptomyces sp. NL15-2K. Encoded proteins:
- a CDS encoding helix-turn-helix domain-containing protein, which produces MAETLKKGSRVTGAARDKLAADLKKKYDSGASIRALAEETGRSYGFVHRMLSESGVTLRGRGGATRGKKAASS